Proteins found in one Xenopus laevis strain J_2021 chromosome 1L, Xenopus_laevis_v10.1, whole genome shotgun sequence genomic segment:
- the slco4c1.L gene encoding solute carrier organic anion transporter family member 4C1: protein MRERQETVPGKVLSQHASRDRPPERGVCRLFLAGEVLPLRKRCPHLPVCQYMSEGDHAVLLHLEADAGGSSQACTPHRLARGFQRLHNYWGKRLRGSSTRLSCEVYVMDGVENPGFTYTGEVGLKDFDSTSEKEPEPSVSPVQAVGEEFKEGPCGWGSFAPSWTQCCNNPKGYLVMYSLLAVMQGTAVNGLINVVITTIEKRFDLNSSLTGLIAASYDIAFCLLSLFVSFYGQRGHKPRWLAFSAFMIGLGSFVFSIPNFFSGVYEYGSKFSDVCEVSGNSSSLQNCSEGTSQSYFLYVFVLGGLLMGVGGTPLYTLGTAYFDDSLPPHKSSLYIGIAYGMSVVGPAVGYLVGGQLLNIYIDFDKGQSVNLTPTDPRWLGAWWIGFLVCGLVTWTLIAPFSCFPKHLPGTEKIQSERISQAHNNGSESIVESKNLGKSFKDFPLALLLLVKNPVLITLTFSSCFDAFITTGFAAFLPKFIENQFSLTSSFAAILGGGVLIPAAAIGQVLGGLIVSKFKFECKNIIRFSIIISFISVALTTIFIFARCGNDPFAGVSVQYNGTGQIGQLDAPCNSNCSCARFFYDPVCGSDGVQYFSSCYAGCLSAEYEDEGKIYSNCSCIGGHIGESGMNVSSQAEQGKCKTSCNNLIIFMVFFFLVVVTTFMTATPITMAILRCVPDKQRSFALGVQWSFIRLLGSIPGPILFGVIIDSTCILWNINECGVKGACWTYNNSQMSFNLISISAASKVLTIAFLFVAFCIYKPPSTSTETLQDSLEKHCEL from the exons ATGAGAGAGCGGCAGGAGACAGTACCTGGGAAGGTGTTGTCACAACATGCGTCACGTGACCGGCCGCCGGAGCGAGGGGTGTGTCGCTTGTTTTTGGCAGGTGAAGTTCTGCCTCTGAGGAAAAGGTGCCCCCACCTTCCTGTGTGCCAATACATGTCTGAAGGAGACCATGCAGTCTTGCTTCACTTGGAAGCCGATGCGGGAGGAAGCAGCCAGGCATGTACACCCCATAGACTCGCCCGGGGATTCCAGCGCTTACACAACTACTGGGGGAAGAGGCTCAGGGGTTCCAGCACCAGGCTGAGCTGCGAAGTGTATGTCATGGACGGAGTGGAGAACCCGGGTTTTACCTATACCGGAGAGGTCGGGCTGAAAGACTTCGATAGCACAAGCGAGAAGGAGCCAGAACCCTCTGTATCCCCAGTCCAAGCTGTGGGGGAAGAGTTTAAGGAAGGACCATGCGGCTGGGGCAGCTTCGCCCCGAGCTGGACGCAGTGTTGTAACAACCCCAAGGGCTACTTAGTGATGTACAGCCTCCTGGCCGTCATGCAAG gcactgCAGTAAATGGGTTGATAAATGTCGTTATTACCACAATAGAGAAGCGCTTTGACTTAAACAGTTCCCTGACTGGATTAATCGCCGCCAGCTATGACATTGCCTTTTGCCTTCTTTCACTTTTTGTGTCATTTTATGGACAGAGAGGACATAAGCCTAGATGGCTTGCATTTTCAGCTTTTATGATTGGACTGGGTTCATTCGTTTTTTCTATACCAAACTTTTTTTCTGGTGTATATGAGTATGGAAGCAAATTCAGTG ACGTCTGTGAAGTATCAGGAAACTCCAGCAGTTTACAGAATTGCTCCGAAGGAACTTCCCAGTCCTATTTTTTGTATGTCTTTGTTCTGGGAGGGCTTCTTATGGGAGTTGGTGGAACTCCACTATACACGCTTGGAACTGCCTATTTTGATGACAGCCTTCCACCACATAAATCATCCCTTTACATAG GTATAGCCTATGGCATGTCTGTAGTGGGCCCTGCTGTTGGATATTTAGTCGGAGGACAGCTCTTAAACATATACATAGATTTTGATAAAGGTCAAAG tgtaaatctTACTCCAACTGACCCTCGTTGGCTTGGAGCATGGTGGATTGGATTTTTAGTTTGTGGGCTGGTGACTTGGACACTGATTGCACCTTTCTCTTGTTTCCCAAAACATTTGCCTG GTACAGAAAAAATACAGTCGGAAAGAATTTCCCAAGCTCATAACAATGGAAGTGAAAGCATTGTGGAAAGCAAGAATCTTGGTAAAAGCTTTAAAGATTTCCCTTTGGCACTTCTG CTCCTGGTGAAAAATCCAGTTCTTATCACCTTAACATTTTCAAGCTGCTTTGATGCATTTATCACCACCGGCTTTGCAGCATTCCTTCCTAAATTCATTGAAAACCAGTTTTCATTGACCTCCAGCTTTGCAGCTATTTTAGGAG GTGGTGTCCTAATACCAGCAGCGGCAATTGGACAAGTGTTAGGAGGCTTAATTGTctccaaatttaaatttgaatgcaaaaatataattagGTTCTCAATTATAATATCCTTCATCTCAGTGGCGCTGacaaccatttttatttttgcaagatGTGGTAACGATCCATTCGCAGGTGTATCTGTGCAATATAATGG AACTGGACAGATTGGTCAGTTAGATGCCCCATGTAACAGCAACTGCAGTTGTGCTCGCTTTTTCTATGACCCAGTTTGCGGATCGGATGGAGTGCAGTATTTCTCTAGCTGCTATGCTGGGTGTTTGTCTGCGGAATATGAGGATGAAGGAAAg aTATATAGTAATTGTTCATGCATTGGAGGCCACATAGGAGAATCTGGAATGAATGTTTCATCACAAGCTGagcaaggaaaatgtaaaacaagtTGTAATAACCTGataatatttatggtgtttttctTTCTTGTGGTTGTCACCACGTTTATGACAGCAACTCCAATCACTATGGCAATTTTAAG GTGTGTGCCAGACAAACAAAGATCCTTTGCCCTTGGTGTGCAGTGGTCATTCATTCGACTATTAG gttCTATTCCTGGACCGATTTTGTTTGGAGTTATAATAGACAGTACTTGTATTTTATGGAATATAAACGAGTGTGGAGTAAAAGGTGCATGCTGGACTTACAATAACTCACAAATGTCATTCAATCTAATATCCATCA GTGCAGCTAGCAAAGTGTTGACTATTGCATTTCTTTTTGTTGCATTCTGCATTTACAAACCTCCATCAACGAGTACAGAAACTTTGCAAGATTCACTTGAGAAACATTGTGAACTGTAA